The following proteins come from a genomic window of Neofelis nebulosa isolate mNeoNeb1 chromosome 5, mNeoNeb1.pri, whole genome shotgun sequence:
- the HTR1F gene encoding 5-hydroxytryptamine receptor 1F has product MDSLNSSDQNLTSEELLNRMPSKILVSLTLSGLALMTTTINSLVIAAIIVTRKLHHPANYLICSLAVTDFLVAVLVMPFSIVYIVRESWIMGQVVCDIWLSVDITCCTCSILHLSAIALDRYRAITDAVEYSRKRTPKHAGITITIVWIISIFISMPPLFWRHQGTSRDDECIIKHDHIVSTIYSTFGAFYIPLTLILILYYKIYKAAKMLYHKRQASRIAKEEVNGQVLLGSSEKSTRLVSTPYMLEKSLSDPSTDFDKIHSTVKSSRSDFKHEKSWRRQKISGTRERKAATTLGLILGAFVICWLPFFVKELVVNVCEKCKISEEMSNFLTWLGYLNSLINPLIYTIFNEDFKKAFQKLVRCRC; this is encoded by the coding sequence atggattCCTTAAACTCATCTGATCAAAACTTGACTTCAGAAGAACTATTAAACAGAATGCCGTCTAAAATTCTGGTGTCCCTCACTCTCTCCGGGCTGGCACTGATGACAACAACCATCAACTCCCTTGTGATTGCTGCAATTATTGTCACCCGGAAGCTGCACCACCCAGCCAACTATTTAATTTGCTCCCTTGCCGTCACAGATTTTCTTGTAGCTGTCCTGGTGATGCCTTTCAGCATCGTGTACATTGTGAGAGAGAGCTGGATTATGGGGCAGGTGGTCTGTGACATCTGGCTGAGCGTTGACATTACGTGCTGCACGTGCTCCATCTTGCATCTCTCTGCTATAGCTCTGGATCGGTATCGGGCAATCACAGATGCTGTGGAGTACTCCAGGAAAAGGACTCCCAAGCATGCTGGCATTACAATTACAATAGTTTggattatatctatttttatctctatGCCTCCTTTATTCTGGAGGCACCAAGGAACTAGCCGCGATGATGAGTGCATCATCAAACACGACCACATCGTCTCGACTATTTACTCAACATTCGGAGCTTTCTACATCCCATTAACATTGATTTTGATCCTCtactacaaaatatataaagcagcgAAAATGTTATACCACAAGAGACAAGCAAGTAGGATTGCCAAGGAGGAGGTGAATGGCCAAGTCCTTTTGGGGAGTAGTGAGAAAAGCACCAGACTAGTCTCCACACCCTACATGCTAGAAAAATCTTTATCTGATCCATCAACAGACTTTGATAAAATTCACAGCACAGTGAAAAGCTCCAGGTCTGATTTCAAGCATGAGAAATCTTGGAGAAGGCAAAAGATCTCAGGCACAAGAGAACGCAAAGCAGCCACTACGCTGGGGTTAATCTTGGGTGCATTTGTAATATGTTGGCTTCCTTTCTTTGTAAAAGAATTGGTTGTTAATGTCTGTGAAAAGTGTAAAATTTCTGAAGAAATGTCAAATTTTTTGACATGGCTTGGATATCTCAACTCCCTTATAAATCCACTGATTTATACAATCTTTAATGAAGACTTCAAGAAAGCCTTCCAAAAACTTGTACGATGTCGATGTTAG